A region of Emticicia oligotrophica DSM 17448 DNA encodes the following proteins:
- a CDS encoding helix-turn-helix transcriptional regulator: protein MHNDEPIIGKELKAGDDSPITKNNTGEVLSEGIDGVVAGSEYFSLEVVKVLQERFLHKELKNLPILSVLEKKILCLVLEGRTYYEISSQLGIPYKTVEFHQGNLYIKFNAKNIVDLAKEANQMGVLNITSI from the coding sequence GTGCATAACGACGAACCAATTATTGGCAAGGAATTAAAGGCAGGCGATGATAGCCCTATTACTAAAAATAATACTGGAGAGGTATTATCTGAGGGAATAGACGGTGTAGTAGCGGGATCGGAATACTTTTCTCTAGAGGTGGTAAAAGTATTACAAGAAAGATTTTTACACAAAGAACTAAAGAACCTACCTATACTTTCGGTTCTAGAGAAAAAAATATTATGCTTGGTATTAGAAGGTCGTACCTATTATGAAATTTCTTCACAATTAGGTATTCCGTATAAAACTGTAGAATTCCATCAAGGGAATTTGTATATAAAATTTAATGCCAAAAATATAGTCGATTTAGCGAAAGAGGCCAACCAAATGGGAGTACTAAATATTACATCCATTTAA